One genomic region from Methanocaldococcus fervens AG86 encodes:
- a CDS encoding DUF4013 domain-containing protein, with protein sequence MDISEGLKFPTNDEKWASKLLIGGIFNIIPIVNFISFGYALETMKLVMWNKETLPEWENFGSKFVKGLVGAIIAIIYLIIPLILMAVFIAMRSKVVNLLGMLIVFILIVIFGFMIPMALANYVAKDSFGAAFEFGEIINRIKSVFGEYLICYIVILIIYLIIGVIATVPIIGWIIGAILGFYLQLVYAYYFGKLYIKSSP encoded by the coding sequence ATGGATATTTCAGAAGGATTAAAATTTCCCACAAATGATGAAAAATGGGCTTCAAAACTTCTTATTGGGGGGATATTTAATATAATCCCAATCGTAAATTTTATAAGCTTTGGTTATGCCTTGGAGACGATGAAGTTAGTTATGTGGAATAAAGAAACCCTTCCAGAATGGGAAAACTTTGGATCAAAATTTGTAAAAGGTTTAGTGGGGGCTATAATAGCTATTATATATTTAATTATTCCATTGATACTTATGGCAGTATTTATAGCTATGAGAAGCAAAGTTGTTAATTTATTAGGAATGTTAATTGTATTTATATTGATAGTGATATTTGGATTTATGATACCAATGGCTCTTGCAAACTACGTAGCTAAGGATAGTTTTGGAGCGGCATTTGAATTTGGTGAAATAATCAACAGAATAAAATCAGTGTTTGGTGAATATCTTATCTGCTACATCGTAATATTGATTATATATTTAATAATTGGAGTCATTGCAACTGTTCCAATAATAGGTTGGATTATTGGAGCGATATTAGGCTTCTATTTACAGCTGGTCTATGCTTACTACTTTGGTAAGTTGTATATAAAAAGTAGTCCATAA
- a CDS encoding 60S ribosomal export protein NMD3 has protein sequence MKIRGICYRCGAEDELIDGLCPVCYAQEHPLIEVPDRVEVEVCHMCGSYKRKIWQTPKSEEAFEILNEIAYYATKDAIKKKSVMVDVEIYPKITQLPGGKRSKLIIPVHIIAKGRLPGEKEDRVYEKDIEVHLKMVQCPRCSRFMSNYYEATLQVRAMNRYLTEEEREEIDNFVREELAKRLKKDRMAFVSKFIPQKEGLDYQLGSVGAARNVAQKIKERYGGKITETATLVGVDRDSGKELYRVTVSVRIPEYKVGDVVEYKDKYYLVTAITENKVYMKSIDHNREKIGLPWHVAEKETRMEKKKDELDTATVIATTPNIMVMDDKSYEVYEFDNVGDVEVKEGDKVKIFKKEGVSYLVNKVEEDK, from the coding sequence ATGAAAATTAGAGGTATCTGTTATAGATGCGGGGCTGAAGATGAGCTTATAGATGGACTCTGTCCAGTTTGCTATGCCCAAGAGCATCCATTAATTGAAGTTCCAGATAGAGTTGAGGTTGAGGTCTGCCATATGTGTGGTTCTTACAAAAGAAAGATATGGCAAACACCTAAAAGCGAGGAAGCTTTTGAGATATTGAATGAAATTGCCTACTACGCTACAAAAGATGCCATTAAAAAGAAAAGTGTTATGGTTGATGTTGAAATTTATCCCAAAATTACACAACTTCCTGGAGGGAAGAGAAGTAAGTTAATAATTCCAGTACATATTATAGCTAAAGGTAGATTGCCTGGAGAGAAGGAGGATAGAGTTTATGAGAAAGATATAGAAGTGCATTTAAAGATGGTTCAATGTCCAAGATGTTCAAGATTCATGTCTAACTATTATGAAGCTACTTTACAAGTTAGAGCTATGAATAGATATTTAACTGAAGAGGAGAGGGAAGAAATAGATAACTTTGTTAGAGAAGAGTTGGCTAAAAGATTGAAGAAAGATAGAATGGCGTTTGTATCAAAATTTATTCCTCAAAAAGAGGGGTTGGATTATCAACTTGGTTCAGTTGGGGCGGCAAGGAATGTAGCCCAAAAAATTAAAGAAAGATATGGAGGAAAGATTACAGAAACAGCCACGTTAGTTGGTGTAGATAGGGACAGTGGGAAGGAACTTTATAGAGTTACAGTCTCTGTAAGAATTCCAGAGTATAAAGTTGGGGATGTTGTAGAGTATAAAGATAAGTATTATTTAGTTACCGCAATAACTGAAAATAAGGTTTACATGAAATCCATAGATCATAATAGAGAAAAAATTGGATTGCCTTGGCATGTAGCAGAGAAAGAGACCAGAATGGAAAAAAAGAAAGATGAGCTGGATACGGCAACAGTTATAGCAACAACACCAAATATCATGGTTATGGACGATAAGAGCTATGAAGTTTATGAATTCGACAATGTTGGAGATGTGGAAGTTAAAGAAGGGGATAAAGTTAAGATATTTAAAAAAGAAGGAGTTTCTTATTTGGTAAATAAAGTTGAAGAAGATAAGTAA
- a CDS encoding class I SAM-dependent rRNA methyltransferase, translating to MIKLEIDKRAYNSIKNFSRLVYTKAIKNKEDLPKKEEIVNLTYNGKFVAKALYNPKSVILKILTTEDEEIDYDFFYKRIYNAKFYREDILGYKDTYRWIYAEGDELPTIIFDKYNELGAMQLMSKLIEKEYLEDIVDILFDLSDLETIYVKRGKKGERIRDKIFGNKEKFETVIKEGNAKFKVNVKGHKTGFFLDQRENRLELERFVKEGDRVLDICCYTGGFSVHAAIRGAEVVGVDLSKKALKTAEENMELNNIPKDKYEFIEGNAFEVMKEFIEDGEKFDVVVLDPPAFTQTEEDIKNALRAYASLNYLGIKLAKRIFVTCSCSHHVDKEMFKRTVISSAFRAKKELIMIDYKGQAPDHPISIGNKNLEYLKCIFFYVKG from the coding sequence TTGATTAAATTAGAGATAGATAAAAGGGCATACAACTCAATAAAAAATTTTTCAAGATTGGTTTATACAAAAGCCATAAAAAATAAAGAAGATTTGCCAAAAAAAGAAGAAATCGTCAATCTAACTTATAATGGAAAATTTGTTGCTAAAGCTTTGTATAATCCAAAATCAGTAATCTTAAAAATTTTAACTACTGAAGATGAGGAAATTGATTATGATTTTTTCTATAAAAGGATATATAATGCAAAATTTTATAGAGAGGATATTTTAGGGTATAAAGACACTTATAGATGGATTTACGCTGAAGGGGATGAACTGCCAACAATAATATTTGATAAATACAACGAGCTTGGAGCTATGCAGTTGATGTCAAAGCTCATTGAAAAAGAATACTTAGAGGATATAGTTGATATTTTATTTGATTTATCTGATTTAGAAACAATATACGTGAAGAGAGGTAAGAAAGGAGAAAGAATTAGAGATAAAATTTTTGGAAATAAGGAAAAATTTGAGACCGTTATTAAAGAAGGAAATGCAAAATTTAAAGTAAATGTCAAAGGGCATAAAACCGGATTTTTCTTAGATCAGAGGGAGAATAGGTTGGAGCTTGAGAGGTTTGTAAAAGAGGGGGATAGGGTTTTAGACATCTGCTGTTATACTGGGGGGTTTTCAGTTCATGCGGCAATAAGGGGAGCTGAGGTTGTAGGTGTTGACTTATCAAAAAAAGCATTAAAAACTGCAGAGGAAAACATGGAGCTGAATAATATTCCAAAAGATAAGTATGAGTTTATCGAAGGGAATGCCTTTGAAGTTATGAAAGAGTTTATAGAAGATGGAGAAAAATTTGACGTTGTAGTTCTAGATCCCCCAGCATTTACACAAACTGAAGAAGATATAAAAAATGCTTTGAGGGCTTATGCCTCTCTAAATTATTTGGGAATAAAATTAGCTAAAAGAATATTTGTCACTTGCTCTTGCTCTCATCATGTAGATAAAGAAATGTTTAAAAGAACAGTTATATCCTCTGCCTTTAGAGCAAAAAAAGAGTTAATTATGATTGATTATAAAGGACAAGCTCCAGACCATCCAATATCTATAGGAAATAAAAATCTCGAATATTTAAAATGTATTTTCTTTTATGTTAAAGGTTAA
- a CDS encoding SAM hydrolase/SAM-dependent halogenase family protein, protein MDIITLTTDFGTTEGYVGAMKGRILDILKKHNKTAKIVDICHEIRAFNIYHGAYVLLTAIPYFPPSVHVAVIDPTVGSERNSIVVETKNGHYLVGPDNGLFTYVVEKLEIKRVIKIDESKYIPSSTFHGRDVYAVVGAEILINNGYDGEELDDIVKLDTEKKRVIHIDRFGNVITNIRAEEVDFNLYDEILIKIKTKKGEKIIKCKFVKSYYEEKDEFICLINSEGFLEISKFMDNASKLLDVDYLDEIEILK, encoded by the coding sequence ATGGACATTATAACATTAACTACCGATTTTGGTACTACAGAAGGATACGTTGGGGCGATGAAAGGCAGAATCTTAGATATATTAAAAAAACACAATAAAACTGCAAAGATTGTTGATATATGCCATGAAATAAGGGCATTTAATATATACCATGGAGCTTATGTTTTATTAACCGCCATTCCTTATTTTCCTCCATCAGTTCATGTTGCAGTTATAGACCCTACAGTTGGTAGTGAAAGAAATTCAATAGTTGTTGAAACAAAGAATGGGCATTATTTAGTTGGACCAGATAATGGGTTATTTACCTATGTAGTTGAAAAATTGGAGATAAAGAGGGTTATTAAAATTGATGAAAGTAAATATATTCCATCTTCAACATTTCATGGAAGGGATGTTTATGCAGTTGTAGGGGCTGAGATTTTAATTAATAACGGCTATGATGGGGAGGAGTTAGATGATATTGTTAAATTAGATACTGAAAAAAAGAGAGTTATACATATAGATAGATTTGGGAATGTTATAACAAACATTAGAGCTGAAGAAGTTGATTTTAATCTCTATGATGAAATTTTAATAAAAATAAAAACAAAAAAAGGAGAAAAAATTATTAAATGCAAATTTGTTAAATCGTATTATGAAGAAAAAGATGAATTCATATGCCTAATAAACAGTGAAGGATTTTTGGAGATATCTAAGTTTATGGACAATGCCTCAAAATTGTTAGATGTTGATTATTTAGATGAAATTGAAATATTAAAATAA